In the Rubripirellula tenax genome, one interval contains:
- a CDS encoding L-threonylcarbamoyladenylate synthase, translating to MVPIRATILPANDDSLDRACELLSSGELVAIPTETVYGLAANAWDADAVAKIFLAKGRPSSNPLIVHVASADEIGRAVRMPLSRPLQKQLDSLVDLWPGPFTVVLPVNERIPSLVTAGRNTVAVRVPSHPVASALLRRCPFPIAAPSANKSKYVSPTTADHCVSGLGDDVALVLDGGPCDLGLESTILLLDERGPRLLRPGTICAEDLASRLKVEVSDLIVVDNDKSESDPSFISPGTMREHYSPRTPLRLIGDDEVNSVVPPGTGRIAFRALTSEIASRYERVETLSQNGVLAEVSHNLFAALRRLDQSGLQVILIDQCEPVGLGRAIMDRIHRAAAGHCEGDTSEH from the coding sequence ATGGTACCGATCCGAGCGACCATCCTGCCGGCCAACGATGATTCGCTTGATCGAGCCTGCGAATTGCTAAGCAGCGGCGAACTGGTGGCGATTCCTACGGAGACGGTATACGGTTTGGCCGCCAATGCTTGGGATGCGGATGCCGTTGCCAAGATTTTTTTGGCCAAGGGAAGACCCTCGAGCAATCCTTTGATTGTCCACGTTGCTTCGGCCGACGAAATCGGGCGGGCGGTTCGGATGCCATTGTCGAGGCCGTTGCAAAAGCAACTCGATTCGTTGGTCGATCTTTGGCCAGGACCGTTTACCGTGGTATTGCCGGTGAACGAAAGAATCCCATCGCTGGTCACGGCTGGTCGAAACACGGTTGCCGTTCGTGTGCCGTCACATCCGGTTGCGTCGGCACTACTGCGACGGTGTCCGTTTCCGATCGCGGCACCCAGCGCCAACAAATCGAAGTATGTCAGCCCGACGACCGCGGACCATTGCGTATCGGGATTGGGAGATGATGTCGCCCTGGTTCTTGACGGAGGCCCCTGCGACCTGGGGCTTGAGTCGACAATCCTGTTGCTCGATGAAAGGGGGCCGCGACTCCTGCGTCCCGGCACGATTTGCGCGGAAGATCTGGCCAGCCGGTTGAAGGTCGAGGTGTCAGATTTAATCGTCGTCGACAACGACAAGTCCGAAAGCGATCCATCGTTCATTTCGCCCGGAACGATGCGCGAACATTATTCACCGCGAACGCCGCTGCGATTGATTGGTGACGACGAAGTCAATTCGGTTGTGCCGCCCGGAACGGGCAGGATCGCGTTTCGCGCACTGACGTCGGAAATTGCATCGCGATATGAACGCGTCGAAACGCTCAGCCAAAACGGTGTCCTTGCCGAAGTCAGTCACAATCTTTTCGCGGCGCTGCGCCGGCTTGATCAATCCGGACTGCAAGTCATTCTGATCGATCAATGCGAACCGGTGGGACTTGGGCGAGCCATCATGGATCGGATCCATCGCGCGGCGGCGGGGCACTGCGAAGGCGACACTTCGGAACATTGA
- a CDS encoding glycoside hydrolase family 18 protein — MRLLLLIGYGIIAVTTRAEDHAVVGYLPDYRIDAWLGDPGPVTDLVYFGLQPNEDGTLSDDVISDKVVEKLRRIKSRSSVTLWLTVGGWGRSTGFSKLAADPADRKRFIDALRRLCLRTGFDGVDYDWEHPQNDAESQSYSALICETKSTLGPIGLRVSVAQAGWQDLGAATYRCLDRVHLMAYDHDFPQATLEKAKEDVQKLIDFGCPRSKICLGIPFYGRNAARQSRTYAELTSAGAVNSKVSTINGFAFNSVGDVCEKVGYASREGLAGIMIWEITQDSNGSLSLLDAIEKEYAAQPRR, encoded by the coding sequence ATGCGATTGCTGCTCTTGATCGGTTACGGGATTATCGCGGTGACGACGCGAGCCGAGGATCATGCTGTCGTTGGTTACCTTCCCGATTACCGAATCGATGCATGGTTGGGTGATCCGGGGCCGGTCACTGACCTTGTCTATTTCGGGCTGCAACCGAACGAAGATGGCACACTCAGCGATGATGTGATCAGTGATAAAGTTGTCGAAAAGCTTCGACGAATCAAAAGCCGATCGAGTGTCACGCTTTGGTTGACCGTGGGCGGCTGGGGACGATCGACGGGCTTTTCAAAGCTGGCGGCTGATCCTGCCGATCGGAAACGTTTCATCGACGCTTTGCGCAGACTTTGCTTACGAACGGGTTTTGACGGCGTCGATTACGACTGGGAACATCCACAGAATGACGCCGAGTCTCAGTCGTATTCAGCCTTGATTTGCGAAACGAAAAGTACGCTGGGCCCCATCGGATTGCGGGTCTCGGTCGCGCAGGCGGGATGGCAGGATTTGGGTGCCGCAACTTACCGATGCCTCGATCGCGTTCATTTGATGGCCTACGATCATGATTTCCCACAAGCGACTCTGGAGAAAGCGAAAGAAGACGTCCAGAAGCTCATCGACTTTGGGTGTCCCAGATCAAAAATCTGCTTGGGCATCCCTTTCTACGGTCGCAACGCAGCAAGGCAGTCGCGAACCTATGCGGAGCTGACGTCTGCGGGCGCCGTGAATTCCAAGGTATCGACGATCAACGGGTTCGCATTCAATTCCGTCGGCGATGTTTGCGAGAAGGTTGGATACGCGAGTCGCGAGGGATTGGCCGGAATCATGATTTGGGAGATAACGCAAGATTCGAACGGGTCGCTATCGTTGCTTGACGCGATCGAGAAGGAATACGCAGCGCAACCGCGACGTTAA
- the ilvA gene encoding threonine ammonia-lyase, biosynthetic, translating to MAKIAVMENTLLDYLQRILTAPVYDVAIESALEIAPKLSSRLGNRVWLKREDTQPVFSFKLRGAYNKMIRLSPDQRARGVVCASAGNHAQGVALAAARLECRATIVMPVTTPKLKSDAVKALGGDVIFFGESYSEAHGHAMVLAQRDQLVFVHPFDDPDVIAGQGTIGMEILRQHQHPIHALFVAIGGGGLISGVAAYVKAVRPDIRIIGVQMTDSDAMIRSVKAGIRVSLGEVGLFSDGTAVKVVGEETFRLTRELVDDFIVVDTDDVCAAIKDAFEDTRSILEPAGAIGIAGLKQYAALHNLKDESLIAITCGANMNFDRLRFVAERAEVGEDREALLAVTIPEERGSFKDLCQAIGDRSVTEFNYRFSSHGEAHVLVGLVTDGRDEARTIQKTLADAGFESIDLVDDELSKEHLRYMVGGRSPLTAETDTERLFRFEFPERPGALMRFLSCMPPNWNISLFHYRNQGADFGRILVGVQMGRSGQDVLEEFLGRIGYRCVEETQNPVYQMFLR from the coding sequence GTGGCGAAAATAGCAGTGATGGAAAACACACTTCTCGACTATTTGCAACGGATCCTCACAGCTCCGGTATACGACGTCGCCATTGAGTCTGCGCTCGAGATTGCTCCAAAGCTTTCTTCAAGACTGGGCAATCGCGTCTGGCTGAAACGCGAGGACACTCAGCCTGTCTTCAGTTTCAAGCTGCGCGGGGCGTACAACAAGATGATTCGGTTGTCGCCCGATCAGAGGGCGCGCGGTGTCGTGTGCGCTTCGGCTGGCAATCATGCCCAGGGGGTCGCGCTGGCCGCAGCGCGGTTGGAATGCCGCGCAACCATCGTGATGCCCGTCACGACGCCGAAATTGAAGTCCGATGCGGTGAAAGCACTCGGCGGTGACGTCATTTTTTTCGGCGAGAGCTACTCCGAGGCCCATGGCCACGCGATGGTCCTGGCCCAGCGCGACCAATTGGTTTTCGTTCACCCGTTTGACGATCCCGATGTGATCGCAGGCCAAGGAACGATCGGGATGGAGATCCTGCGTCAGCATCAACATCCGATACATGCTCTGTTCGTTGCGATCGGCGGCGGCGGATTGATATCGGGTGTTGCCGCTTACGTCAAAGCCGTCCGCCCCGATATTCGCATCATCGGTGTCCAAATGACAGACTCTGATGCGATGATCCGTTCCGTAAAAGCGGGAATACGCGTTTCGCTTGGCGAAGTTGGATTGTTTTCCGACGGAACCGCCGTGAAGGTTGTCGGCGAAGAGACGTTTCGATTGACTCGCGAATTGGTCGACGATTTTATTGTCGTCGACACCGACGACGTTTGCGCAGCGATCAAAGACGCCTTCGAAGACACACGCAGCATCCTTGAACCGGCCGGAGCGATCGGCATCGCAGGGCTGAAACAGTACGCCGCCCTTCACAACCTGAAAGACGAAAGCCTGATCGCGATCACCTGCGGCGCGAACATGAACTTCGACCGGTTGCGATTTGTTGCTGAAAGGGCCGAAGTCGGCGAAGATCGCGAGGCGTTGTTGGCGGTAACGATCCCCGAAGAGCGCGGAAGTTTCAAAGATCTCTGCCAAGCGATAGGCGATCGCAGTGTCACGGAGTTCAATTATCGCTTTTCTAGTCACGGCGAAGCTCATGTGTTGGTCGGATTGGTGACCGACGGACGCGATGAAGCCCGTACGATCCAAAAGACGCTCGCCGATGCCGGTTTCGAATCGATCGACTTGGTCGACGATGAATTGTCGAAAGAACATCTGCGATACATGGTCGGCGGTCGAAGCCCGTTAACGGCGGAAACCGATACCGAGCGTCTGTTCCGTTTCGAGTTTCCGGAGCGACCGGGTGCCTTGATGCGATTCCTTTCCTGCATGCCACCGAATTGGAACATCAGCCTGTTTCACTATCGAAATCAGGGCGCCGATTTCGGGCGCATTCTTGTTGGCGTACAGATGGGGCGAAGTGGGCAAGACGTGCTGGAAGAGTTTCTCGGTCGAATTGGTTATCGATGCGTCGAAGAAACGCAAAATCCCGTCTACCAAATGTTCTTGCGATGA
- the ppc gene encoding phosphoenolpyruvate carboxylase: MPTESKSSERLRDEIAMLGHLLGETIREVAGDNALYIVEDLRRLAWDNRTGQPAAASRLSGSIASLKPPQLRVVIRAFSIFLDLLNLSEDRQRVRVLRAREQNTLASERGETIASAMMQLKAAGRTEGEIQHLLDQLHVELVFTAHPTEAKRRSVRSKLKTIRELLSEHDVETRPDKIARIERLIQTELAKLWQTNFIRPWRPSVIQEVQRALSIKPILWEVVPQNLSELRQSLAEAYPGHKFKIKPCVTYGSWIGGDRDGHPGVTAEVTEQTFQWLREAAFEFHSSTHHDLYDSLSLSDLQTTWGHDLGQRITEAVVRWPEVEARISKIPPDELCRRWLSVMKWRLDKTAKIALGGEPVFGSYADPDEMIEDVDALLESVTKYPGGDLLAEEVNVWRDQIAAFGFHLTCLDVRQDARQYRGVMNEILAACGLGASAEAVDALDEKQRQKLLIESLDRDLVFGKDPMDAATLSPEARDTLELFRVLHQVMRSYGQRAIGEHVISMTQTPSDVLTVLWLWRQTGKNFSDCDEYKTRLPISPLFETIEDLQNGPAILKDLFAIPEYRDHITAQGNQQPVMLGYSDSTKDGGYLSACWSLYRAQQQLQCVASELGVELTFFHGRGGSLGRGGGPTARAIRSLPVGTFRGALRLTEQGEVLADRYDDKHIAHRHLEQVVWSSLLAGGDPPTADPNEWTDMLDGMAKQSFAHYRKLIEQPDFVRFFRLATPVDEVEQLPIGSRPSRRRGGASLSDLRAIPWVFSWTQCRCLIPAWYGLGTATATVLETPGAVEQLQAMYKQWPFFQATIDNAELAIAKSDMEISGYYASLADQSENLKTISEMIKDEHARSLGAILHITGRESLLAGTPWLKESIRVRNRYIDPLNLIQVELLSRLRAGSQDPDDESQKELQHLARLSINGLASGMRTSG, encoded by the coding sequence ATGCCAACCGAGTCGAAATCGTCGGAACGCCTACGTGATGAAATCGCCATGTTGGGGCATCTGCTGGGCGAGACGATTCGCGAGGTCGCGGGCGATAATGCACTTTACATCGTGGAAGATTTGCGTCGGTTGGCGTGGGACAATCGCACCGGCCAGCCCGCCGCAGCGAGTCGGCTGAGCGGATCGATCGCGTCGTTGAAGCCGCCCCAACTTCGCGTGGTCATTCGAGCCTTCAGTATATTCTTGGATTTGTTAAACCTGTCCGAGGACCGCCAACGCGTCCGAGTGCTTCGGGCACGAGAGCAAAATACATTGGCGAGCGAACGGGGCGAAACGATCGCCAGCGCGATGATGCAATTGAAAGCAGCCGGTCGGACGGAAGGCGAGATCCAGCACCTGTTGGATCAACTGCACGTCGAATTGGTGTTCACGGCGCACCCCACCGAAGCGAAGCGACGAAGCGTCAGAAGCAAGTTGAAGACAATTCGCGAACTGTTGAGCGAACATGACGTCGAAACACGGCCGGACAAAATCGCTCGTATTGAACGGTTGATTCAAACGGAGCTGGCAAAGCTGTGGCAGACCAACTTCATTCGCCCCTGGCGACCGTCGGTGATTCAAGAGGTCCAGCGCGCGCTTTCGATCAAGCCCATCCTGTGGGAAGTCGTGCCGCAAAACTTGAGCGAGCTTCGTCAGTCGCTTGCCGAGGCCTACCCCGGTCACAAATTCAAAATCAAACCGTGCGTCACGTATGGTTCGTGGATCGGCGGCGACCGCGATGGGCACCCGGGTGTTACGGCGGAGGTTACCGAGCAAACATTTCAGTGGCTAAGAGAAGCCGCGTTCGAATTTCATTCGTCCACCCATCATGATTTGTATGACTCGTTGAGTTTGTCGGATTTGCAAACGACTTGGGGACATGATTTGGGCCAACGGATCACCGAGGCGGTGGTGCGATGGCCGGAAGTGGAGGCGCGCATTTCAAAAATCCCACCCGATGAACTGTGTCGTCGTTGGCTATCCGTCATGAAATGGCGACTCGACAAGACGGCAAAGATCGCACTGGGCGGCGAGCCCGTCTTTGGCAGCTACGCGGATCCAGACGAGATGATCGAAGACGTCGACGCGTTGCTTGAATCGGTCACCAAGTACCCGGGCGGTGATCTATTGGCGGAAGAAGTCAACGTTTGGCGAGATCAGATCGCGGCGTTCGGTTTCCATTTGACGTGTTTAGATGTGCGCCAAGATGCGAGACAGTATCGCGGTGTCATGAACGAAATCCTTGCCGCATGCGGATTGGGCGCCAGCGCCGAGGCCGTGGATGCTCTCGACGAAAAACAGCGTCAGAAACTGTTGATCGAATCGCTCGATCGAGACTTGGTTTTTGGCAAAGATCCGATGGATGCGGCGACGCTGTCGCCGGAAGCTCGTGATACGTTGGAATTGTTTCGCGTTTTGCACCAAGTGATGCGATCCTATGGTCAACGTGCGATCGGCGAACACGTCATCAGCATGACGCAGACGCCCAGCGACGTGCTGACGGTCCTTTGGTTGTGGCGTCAAACAGGAAAGAATTTTTCCGATTGCGACGAGTACAAAACGCGATTGCCGATATCGCCATTGTTCGAAACGATCGAAGACCTGCAGAACGGACCTGCGATTTTGAAGGACCTGTTTGCCATTCCCGAATACCGCGATCACATCACGGCCCAGGGAAATCAACAACCGGTTATGCTGGGGTATTCCGACAGCACGAAAGACGGCGGCTATCTGTCGGCATGTTGGTCCCTGTACCGGGCACAGCAGCAGTTGCAGTGCGTTGCGTCAGAGCTGGGCGTTGAGCTGACGTTTTTCCATGGTCGCGGAGGATCGCTGGGCCGAGGGGGCGGACCGACCGCGCGAGCGATTCGGTCGTTGCCCGTCGGCACGTTCCGCGGTGCGTTGCGATTGACCGAGCAAGGCGAAGTGTTGGCGGATCGTTACGACGACAAGCACATCGCCCATCGACACCTCGAACAAGTCGTTTGGTCGTCATTGCTGGCCGGCGGCGATCCGCCGACGGCTGACCCGAACGAGTGGACGGACATGCTAGACGGGATGGCGAAACAATCGTTCGCGCATTACCGCAAGTTGATCGAACAGCCCGATTTCGTTCGCTTCTTTCGGCTGGCAACTCCGGTTGATGAAGTCGAACAACTGCCGATCGGCTCGCGTCCGTCGCGACGACGCGGGGGTGCCAGCCTATCGGATTTGCGAGCGATTCCGTGGGTGTTCTCTTGGACGCAGTGTCGATGCTTGATTCCCGCCTGGTACGGATTGGGCACCGCAACGGCGACGGTGCTGGAAACGCCCGGTGCTGTTGAGCAGTTGCAAGCGATGTACAAGCAATGGCCCTTCTTTCAAGCAACCATCGACAACGCAGAGCTGGCAATCGCGAAATCCGACATGGAGATTTCAGGATACTATGCGTCGTTGGCGGACCAGAGCGAGAACCTGAAGACGATCAGTGAAATGATCAAAGACGAACACGCGCGGTCGCTGGGTGCGATTCTGCACATCACCGGGCGCGAGTCTTTGCTGGCGGGAACGCCTTGGTTGAAGGAATCGATCCGAGTTCGAAATCGTTACATCGATCCGCTGAACTTGATCCAAGTCGAACTTCTCAGCCGGTTGCGAGCTGGATCACAGGACCCAGACGACGAGAGCCAAAAAGAACTGCAACACCTGGCAAGGCTTTCGATCAACGGTCTCGCGTCGGGGATGCGGACGAGTGGCTAG
- a CDS encoding TolC family protein, with amino-acid sequence MARLVAGFVTTIATYSPSAVVAQTPPEQPAWVSFPALFVAQQEVAEPIVPEGDAAVPQIPNDPESAAVLDSEPTSSPRYTPDPDASSSGEAAVTRGEGDLRLADVIASLYRDYPSIAAARQQNALANGLLVEAYGAFDTKLQGYSLNEPVGFYQNYRHGIGVARDTWWGGYVSAGYQIGRGEFEPWYQERDTNDGGEFKVAIVTPLLQGRAIDPRRVAVFQASIDRQMAEPIVQQSILDASRDAVNAYWQWVAVGAMVEAQRELLKLAELRGEQFEVGFEAGKFAEIDLILNRQLIAERRAKVLETEQKFRSTAFKLSLYLRNETGQPLVPPDSWLPMHFPVIELPELNDFESDLAAALARRPEPRLLQLEIRQIQFDRQLACNQMLPRLDFVADGSQDMGAAASSKRDKGDFELVIGIQGEVPIQRRKARGKIQSTTAKIFQLNEKLRLQQNRIGAELQTAYNALVLSSQVVEQAEISLRAAFDSLERYRFAFERGKIDLIYLNLLESKANETEIKLVEAQQRWFAALADMQLALGLDPLDQAMIVSQLPASSRPGPRNLPPAKDLKLDQFEEDWKMHTQPRGADAE; translated from the coding sequence ATGGCGCGTTTGGTCGCCGGGTTCGTCACCACAATCGCGACATATTCGCCTTCCGCCGTTGTCGCACAGACGCCCCCAGAGCAACCAGCCTGGGTTTCGTTTCCGGCACTGTTCGTCGCACAGCAGGAAGTCGCTGAACCGATTGTGCCTGAGGGCGACGCAGCGGTTCCCCAGATTCCGAATGACCCAGAATCTGCGGCGGTTTTGGATAGCGAGCCGACGTCGTCACCGCGATACACGCCGGATCCAGATGCCAGTTCATCAGGCGAAGCCGCGGTCACGCGAGGCGAAGGCGATCTAAGGTTGGCAGACGTCATCGCCAGCCTGTACCGCGACTACCCATCGATAGCCGCCGCACGCCAACAGAATGCGTTGGCGAACGGCTTATTGGTCGAAGCCTATGGCGCCTTCGACACCAAACTGCAGGGCTACTCGCTGAACGAACCGGTTGGGTTCTACCAGAACTATCGACATGGCATTGGCGTGGCCCGTGATACGTGGTGGGGAGGCTACGTTTCGGCTGGCTATCAAATCGGACGTGGTGAATTCGAGCCTTGGTATCAGGAACGTGATACCAACGATGGTGGCGAATTCAAAGTCGCGATCGTGACGCCGCTGCTGCAAGGACGGGCCATCGACCCGCGACGTGTCGCCGTCTTTCAAGCATCGATCGATCGCCAGATGGCCGAGCCTATCGTTCAGCAATCGATCCTGGACGCTTCTCGCGACGCCGTCAACGCCTATTGGCAATGGGTTGCCGTCGGTGCGATGGTCGAAGCGCAGCGCGAACTCTTGAAGTTGGCAGAACTGCGAGGCGAACAATTCGAAGTCGGCTTCGAGGCGGGCAAGTTTGCCGAAATCGATCTGATTCTTAACCGGCAATTGATCGCCGAGCGACGCGCGAAGGTACTGGAAACGGAACAGAAGTTTCGTTCCACAGCATTCAAGTTGTCGTTGTACTTGCGAAACGAAACCGGCCAACCGTTGGTGCCACCGGATAGTTGGTTGCCGATGCACTTTCCGGTCATCGAATTGCCCGAGCTGAACGATTTCGAATCCGACTTGGCCGCGGCGCTGGCACGTCGCCCCGAGCCGCGACTGCTGCAGCTAGAGATTCGACAGATCCAATTTGATCGTCAATTGGCTTGCAATCAAATGCTGCCGCGACTGGATTTTGTTGCCGATGGTTCGCAAGACATGGGAGCGGCCGCATCCTCAAAGAGAGACAAAGGCGACTTTGAATTGGTCATCGGCATTCAAGGCGAAGTACCGATTCAGCGGCGCAAAGCACGCGGGAAGATTCAATCGACAACCGCCAAAATCTTTCAATTGAACGAGAAGCTTCGGCTTCAGCAGAACCGAATTGGCGCCGAACTGCAAACGGCTTACAACGCGCTAGTGTTGTCTTCCCAAGTCGTCGAACAGGCCGAAATTTCACTGCGGGCCGCCTTCGATTCGCTGGAAAGGTACCGGTTTGCTTTTGAGCGTGGAAAGATCGACTTGATCTACTTGAACCTGCTGGAATCGAAAGCTAACGAAACAGAAATCAAGCTGGTCGAAGCGCAACAGCGCTGGTTCGCAGCCCTGGCCGACATGCAGCTTGCGCTCGGTCTCGATCCTCTGGATCAGGCGATGATTGTGTCACAGTTGCCCGCATCAAGTCGGCCCGGCCCACGCAATCTGCCGCCGGCCAAGGACCTAAAACTTGATCAGTTCGAAGAAGACTGGAAGATGCACACCCAGCCTCGCGGAGCGGACGCCGAGTGA
- a CDS encoding cobalamin B12-binding domain-containing protein (Presence of a B(12) (cobalamin)-binding domain implies dependence on cobalamin itself, in one of its several forms, or in some unusual lineages, dependence on a cobalamin-like analog.), which translates to MAAHQPQYSPKQISEALLSSESSVKRWCDSGAIPTVRTAGGHRRITLDGLQHYLRTSGRALVAPEVLGLPMLGVARCQSIPGESTSDSADFCRMISVGDEAGCRRLLRKRLQDGGSRSEVVGGLVTEAMHEMGDAWKSKEVDPYQERRACAICIRLIDEMKSELPSCSESAPTAIGGTPSGDPYQVPTALVDLALRESGWNTINLGSDLPLESFRQAAFDHDAKLVWMSVSSISNATTFVAEEVRFAGQLNDDVTLIMGGRALTDSIRSRMRYTAHCDNLQQLSALAAVMLLDLAGN; encoded by the coding sequence ATGGCCGCTCACCAGCCGCAATATTCGCCCAAGCAGATTTCCGAGGCTCTTTTATCGAGTGAGTCGTCGGTAAAGCGATGGTGTGATTCGGGCGCGATTCCAACGGTTCGCACAGCGGGTGGCCATCGCAGGATCACCCTGGACGGCTTGCAGCATTATTTGCGGACATCGGGGCGAGCCTTGGTGGCGCCGGAAGTACTCGGACTTCCGATGTTGGGCGTTGCTCGCTGCCAATCCATTCCGGGCGAGTCGACGTCCGATTCGGCCGATTTTTGCCGAATGATTTCTGTCGGCGATGAAGCCGGTTGCCGCCGACTATTGAGGAAGCGGCTTCAGGACGGGGGCAGTCGATCCGAAGTAGTCGGCGGTTTGGTCACCGAAGCCATGCATGAAATGGGAGATGCTTGGAAATCCAAGGAAGTGGATCCCTACCAAGAGCGACGTGCATGCGCAATTTGCATACGCTTGATTGACGAAATGAAATCAGAATTGCCTTCCTGCAGTGAGTCGGCTCCTACCGCCATAGGTGGAACACCATCTGGTGACCCGTACCAAGTTCCGACGGCGCTCGTCGACTTGGCGCTGCGGGAATCGGGTTGGAACACGATCAACCTTGGCAGTGATCTGCCGCTAGAGAGTTTTCGTCAGGCGGCATTCGATCATGATGCAAAGTTGGTTTGGATGAGCGTTTCGTCGATCTCCAATGCCACGACGTTCGTTGCCGAAGAAGTTCGGTTTGCCGGTCAGTTGAACGACGATGTTACGCTGATTATGGGCGGCCGCGCGTTGACGGACTCGATTCGTTCACGGATGCGATACACGGCCCACTGTGACAACCTGCAGCAGTTGTCCGCTCTCGCGGCGGTAATGCTGTTGGACCTCGCTGGAAACTAG
- a CDS encoding sigma-70 family RNA polymerase sigma factor, whose translation MPTIMTEPSAIQPPSSEAVAKRSLAGEPAKTASDIPARFPGWLKSPELAVANRDVDQILSSLKGLDTDELKVRTKSWLKREIGFMTNPSFSSRGAGRVMFGDALELAPRKSELGLAALRKSGVDLPIHLSRLCEAALLKPEQEVMLFRRMNFLLHQASVHRSLLNSDRPSRIRLELVERFVALAEWHRDRIVEANLRLVFSIVKKFVNANNTFDDLLSDGIVGLIRAVEKFDFDRGFRFSTYATQVVRRNSYRTVVLNQQDRQRVIGGLQDMDVEICEEDRSSAISEKRWHELRSRMAVMLDDLDRREKLIIRARFSLGSHSKVHTLQSLADRLGISKERVRQLERRAMEKLRDMASDIQFAPLDA comes from the coding sequence ATGCCTACGATCATGACTGAGCCATCGGCAATCCAGCCTCCCTCCTCCGAAGCTGTCGCCAAGCGATCTCTGGCAGGAGAGCCGGCGAAGACGGCATCGGACATCCCCGCAAGATTCCCCGGGTGGCTCAAGTCACCCGAACTCGCCGTGGCGAACCGAGATGTCGACCAGATTCTTTCGTCATTGAAAGGATTGGATACGGACGAACTGAAAGTCAGGACGAAGTCGTGGCTGAAGCGAGAAATCGGCTTCATGACCAACCCTTCCTTCTCCAGTCGCGGCGCAGGTCGGGTAATGTTTGGCGACGCTCTGGAACTAGCCCCGCGAAAGAGCGAACTCGGCTTAGCCGCGCTGCGAAAAAGCGGAGTCGATTTGCCGATTCACCTCAGCCGTTTATGCGAGGCAGCTCTATTGAAACCGGAACAAGAGGTGATGCTGTTTCGCCGTATGAACTTTTTGCTGCACCAAGCTTCAGTGCATCGAAGTCTGCTTAATAGCGATCGTCCGTCGCGAATCAGACTGGAATTGGTCGAAAGGTTCGTTGCCCTGGCCGAATGGCATCGCGACCGAATCGTCGAAGCTAATCTGCGTCTGGTCTTTTCGATCGTTAAGAAGTTCGTGAATGCCAATAACACATTTGACGATTTGTTGAGCGATGGGATCGTGGGTTTGATCCGCGCGGTCGAGAAGTTCGACTTTGATCGTGGCTTCCGGTTCAGCACTTACGCGACCCAAGTTGTTCGCAGGAATTCGTACCGCACGGTCGTGCTGAATCAACAGGATCGCCAACGGGTCATCGGCGGCTTGCAAGATATGGATGTCGAGATTTGCGAAGAAGATCGTTCGTCCGCTATCAGCGAAAAGCGTTGGCACGAACTGAGAAGCCGAATGGCTGTGATGCTGGACGACCTGGATCGTCGCGAGAAGCTGATCATTCGTGCGCGGTTTTCACTCGGTTCACATAGCAAGGTACATACCTTGCAATCCCTGGCCGATCGCCTTGGTATTTCCAAAGAACGGGTTCGCCAACTCGAACGCCGCGCAATGGAGAAACTGCGTGACATGGCGAGCGACATTCAGTTCGCGCCGCTGGACGCGTAG
- a CDS encoding ExbD/TolR family protein, with protein sequence MTKREALMLASAAGVRLLETKMDSPKRPNCDGSELDMTPMVDVTFLMLIFFMVTASFSLQKSIQMPRQQSDAPSPSIDPMTVDQLESVEVQIDDRGNFLLLGPNWERETPSKQSLLGSLSDAMVGASGDMRLIVRVHEDAKLKSLVDCLDAGTIAGYSQMQVSQFFHLD encoded by the coding sequence ATGACGAAACGCGAGGCGTTGATGTTGGCTAGTGCTGCTGGTGTTCGACTGTTGGAAACGAAGATGGATTCACCCAAGCGACCAAATTGCGACGGCAGCGAATTGGATATGACTCCGATGGTCGACGTCACGTTCTTAATGCTGATCTTTTTTATGGTGACGGCTTCGTTTAGTCTGCAGAAATCAATTCAAATGCCGCGGCAACAATCCGACGCGCCAAGTCCGAGCATTGATCCTATGACCGTCGATCAACTCGAGTCCGTCGAAGTCCAGATCGATGATCGCGGCAACTTTTTATTGCTGGGACCGAACTGGGAACGTGAGACGCCAAGTAAGCAGAGTCTGCTCGGTTCGCTTAGCGATGCAATGGTGGGAGCGAGCGGTGACATGCGGTTAATCGTGAGAGTTCACGAAGACGCAAAACTAAAGTCACTCGTCGACTGCCTCGACGCCGGCACCATCGCGGGCTACTCCCAGATGCAGGTATCGCAATTTTTTCACCTCGATTGA